GCATAAAAATTGATTGGCGCAATTGCCACGTGCGTAAAAAGCGCAAACAGCGTTAAAACAAGTGCGATATTGCGGATTTTGTGCATGAATGCCCTCTTGTTTTTTGCGTCAGTATACGCCCATGCAACAAGCACGCCTACCAAAAAGAGAGGAAGCAGATTAAGCGGTGAGAAAAAGCCGCGAAACAACGCGTTAATGACCATGCTTGGCATCACTGATGCATCACGCACGCCAGTACATACGGGAAATTGTGCGCTCGCATCATACACCAGAGGTTTAATAATGGGTTGGACAATAACTAACCCCATAATGATAACAAGAAGGGTTCGCTTTGAAGGCTTGCACGAAAGAAGCGCAAAAGAAACAAGCGCGGTAATGCCCACACCCTGTATTGCCTCGCTCCACGACTGAAACATGCAAAAATCCCACATAAGCGTAGTAAAGAGCGCTGAGAACGCGATGTAAAACCCGTAATGCACAAGAACGTGCGCTGCATTCTGCTTCCACGATGCGCCACGCTTTTTCCTGCTTTTTAGGGACAAAAACAATCCTGCCCCGCTTGTTGCAAGAAACAGGGCAAGTACTGAAAAATGCGGGGGCATGTTAAACGCGCGGATAAAAAAAGGCGCGTCTGCGTACACGTTTTTTGTTGAAAAAAAATCAAACACTTGCCAGCCTGCCATTTGCAAAATAGCAAGACCGCGTGCAATATCAACAAAAGTTATTCGCGCCATGTGTGCGCTACAAGAGGGCGCGCGTTTTTAAGAATTATTATCTTTTTTGATTACGTGCTTTCCTTTCTTTTTTGGAACAATTTTGACACTCGCGTTTTGAAACGTTTTTTTGAGTTCCCTGCCCCCAAACAATTCATGTAAAAAAATGGCAAGACTGCTAATCTCACTGTGCGGCTGGTTTGTTACGCTCACATTGTACGCGGCGTGCTTGTACACGTCAGGCGGCACTTTTGACGCGCCAACAACAACAAGAAGCTCATCTTTTTTTCGCAATTGAGAAATCACGTTTTGAACAGGCTCCCCATACATAGTAAGGTGCACTACTGTTTTTGCATGCTCTTTTATGAGGGCGCGCCAATTTTTTTCGTAGCGAACAAAAAATTCTCCGCCCCATTTCCTGCTCGTTTTGTTCACGCTTGACACAAGCGCGCTGTCAGACTCACCGCACAAAATACCGCTTGTTGCGCCAAGCGCGCGGGCGGTAAGAAACACGTGCGTGGTGACGCGTTTATCGCGACTCTTGCGATGGTTAAGCCGAAGCACGCTCACGTTCTTCATCAATAATCTCCTTTAATACGCTTGCGCGCACAAACCCGCGCACTACGCGGTCATTAATCACAAGAAAAGGAAAGGAATCTACTTCATATCGTTTCATCATCATTGTGATAAGCGGGTGGCTTGACGTGCCGTCAAAACCAACAATAAACAAGTCTTTAGCATAGGTATCAGACAAATATGATAAGACAAAACTTTCGTAGTCGCATTCATGGTTTTGTGGCTCACAATAAAAGTACACAAGCGTCTTGTGCGCGAACTCGGATTTCACGGTTTTAAGAAGAAGCGTTGAGAGTGTGACAAGTTTTTCTTCCTGCTCTGCATAAAACCCTTGTGATACAAGGTCTGAAGTCATGTATTCGCGAAGCCGGCTGTGCACTGAATCAATGCTTGCAAACGCGCTATACACGTCGCGCTGGAGTTCTGACTCATTTTGTTCTTCAAATTCAAGCGCGTACACGCGCGATTCAAC
Above is a genomic segment from archaeon CG10_big_fil_rev_8_21_14_0_10_43_11 containing:
- a CDS encoding tRNA (cytidine(56)-2'-O)-methyltransferase, whose translation is MKNVSVLRLNHRKSRDKRVTTHVFLTARALGATSGILCGESDSALVSSVNKTSRKWGGEFFVRYEKNWRALIKEHAKTVVHLTMYGEPVQNVISQLRKKDELLVVVGASKVPPDVYKHAAYNVSVTNQPHSEISSLAIFLHELFGGRELKKTFQNASVKIVPKKKGKHVIKKDNNS